Proteins encoded in a region of the Vicia villosa cultivar HV-30 ecotype Madison, WI linkage group LG5, Vvil1.0, whole genome shotgun sequence genome:
- the LOC131606993 gene encoding vicilin-like seed storage protein At2g28490: protein MLSSQTVTIMAKTITTLLFFLLVGGVTMTMCEHEERSSSRKLFLLQNSKSVVKTDAGEMRLMQNNDDKFLDRSMQIGLINMEPKSLFIPQYLDSNLIIFVRRGVAKLGFIYGDELEERRLKTGDIYVIPAGSVFYLVNIGEGQRLKVICSIDSSTRFGDSDTFRSFYIGSGGGDNPQSVLAGFGPAILETAFNESRATLQRIFKKKQDGPIVFIDDSHSPNLWTKFLELKKPEKVQNLKTLVQIQEEDEEEKQTSWSWRKLIKTVLGKEKNNIDNKDTSNSPDSYNLYDRKPDFKNTYGRSSALDGYDYSPLKIPDIGVFHVDITAGSMMAPHVNPRATEYTMVLQGYGKVQILFPNGSNAMETEIKVGDIFYIPKYFPFCQIASRNGALELFGFTTSSKKNNPQLLAGGASILKTILGPELAASFGVSEEVMRKVVGAQHDDVMFSSTWAAPGGGGKKEEDHVFE, encoded by the exons atgCTATCATCACAGACAGTTACTATCATGGCAAAAACCATAACCACCCTTTTGTTCTTCCTCCTTGTTGGAGGAGTAACCATGACAATGTGTGAACATGAAGAAAGATCATCATCAAGGAAGTTGTTCTTGTTGCAAAACTCCAAGAGTGTTGTCAAAACTGATGCAGGAGAAATGAGGTTGATGCAAAACAATGATGATAAGTTTTTGGATAGAAGCATGCAAATTGGTTTGATTAACATGGAACCAAAATCCTTGTTCATTCCTCAATATCTTGACTCCAATTTGATCATATTTGTCCGTAGAG GGGTAGCAAAGTTGGGATTCATATATGGAGATGAACTAGAGGAAAGGAGATTGAAGACAGGGGACATATATGTAATTCCAGCAGGTTCTGTATTCTATTTAGTGAATATAGGTGAAGGTCAGAGACTTAAAGTCATTTGCAGCATTGACTCCTCTACAAGATTTGGTGATAGTGATACTTTTCGG TCCTTTTATATTGGTAGTGGAGGAGGAGATAATCCACAGTCTGTTCTTGCTGGATTCGGACCGGCTATTCTCGAAACTGCCTTTAAT GAATCAAGAGCAACACTACAAAGAAtcttcaagaagaaacaagacgGGCCAATTGTGTTTATAGACGATTCTCATTCTCCTAACCTCTGGACTAAATTCCTTGAATTGAAGAAGCCAGAAAAAGTACAAAACCTTAAGACATTGGTACAAatccaagaagaagatgaagaggagAAGCAAACAAGTTGGTCATGGAGGAAACTAATCAAAACAGTATTAGGAAAAGAGAAAAACAACATAGACAACAAAGACACATCTAATTCACCTGACTCATACAACCTCTATGACAGAAAACCTGATTTCAAAAACACTTATGGTAGGAGCAGTGCATTAGATGGATATGATTATTCTCCACTTAAAATACCCGACATCGGTGTTTTTCATGTCGATATAACCGCG GGATCTATGATGGCACCTCATGTGAATCCAAGGGCAACAGAATATACAATGGTATTGCAAGGTTATGGAAAAGTTCAGATACTATTTCCCAATGGAAGCAATGCAATGGAAACAGAAATCAAAGTAGGAGACATATTCTATATACCAAAATACTTTCCATTCTGTCAAATAGCATCAAGAAATGGAGCCTTGGAGTTGTTTGGATTCACAACCTCATCAAAGAAGAACAATCCACAGTTGCTAGCAGGTGGTGCATCAATTCTCAAGACTATTTTAGGACCTGAACTTGCAGCTTCATTTGGTGTGAGTGAGGAGGTTATGAGGAAGGTTGTTGGTGCTCAACATGATGATGTGATGTTTTCTTCAACATGGGCTGCTCCTGGTGGTGGAGGGAAAAAGGAGGAAGATCATGTTTTTGAATAG